The genomic interval AGGCCATCGCCGAGATCCCCATCGCGGAGGGCATGTACGCCGGCGTCTTCACGGCTGAGTTCCTGCAGAATGTAACGCGCGAGCGGAACCTGCACCCGCTCCAGAACTGCCTGCTCACCACCGGCACGGCCGTTTACAGGACCCCGTGGAAGAACGTGGTCAACCCGGCGTTCGTCAGCAGCACGTCGGACGCCATCATGCAAGCGCGGTGCAGCCGGGGCGGCTTCCGGGGCCACCTCAGCACGTGCAGCACCAGCGGCTCCACCGGGACGCTGGACAGCCACCGCAGCTCCAGGGAGTCCCTGCACTCCCAGGGAGCCGACTCCATCTTCTCTGAGCCCACCTCGCCCAACGCCGGCCGCGCGGGAGACGCGGCTACGCCAGTCAGTGAGGTGGAACGGCCCGTCGCAGAGAGGGAGCGTCAAGGGAGCGAGGACGCTAGTGGGAAAGACCGAGGCCTGGGGCCCAAGGTGCTTTTCTTAAACACGGACCTCAGTAACCCAGGTCCTCGGCGTCGCGTTCCTAAAGACTCTGCAGCCTTTGAGAGCAGGAGACTTTTTAGGAAATCCTACATGGAGGCTCTGCAGAACCCCATGAGCCTTGGGTCCAGCTCTGAGTCCATCCTGGAGGAAAGTCCAGAGCACAGTTCAGGCCTCAGAGAGAGAACAGTGACGCCGGGCAGCAGTCCCGACACCCGGACCTCCTCTGGAGAGTATTTACCTCGGAAGCCGGGAAGCCGGGGATGGCTCGGCAGCGAGGACTCGAGGCCCAGCACACCTCTACTGTACTTACAGAGGGGCCTACGGAGCGCAGAGCGGCGGTCAAAGTCGCTGGAGAGGACTAACAAGGCGggccaggtcaaaggtcaccgggAGCGCTCCTCCTCGGGAGGCTCGGTCAGCATCTCACCCAAGAAGCTAATGAATGGCTGTGCACTTCGTTTtgggaagctggaggtggaggctgcttTTCCCGGTTCTGAGAGGAGAAACAGCAAAGAcgagtcaggtgtgtgtgtgtgtgtgtgtgtgtgtgtgtgtgtgtgtgtgtgtgtgtgtgtgtgtgtgtgtgtgtgtgtgtgtgtgtgtgtgacatcagtCGTTTTGCAGGAACCAAAGTAATTTATTACTTGGATTTTATGAATacaattgaatgttgtactattACTGTGATATTGTGCAGATTTCGTAATATCCCCAGACTTGATAAGTTTGGCTCTTCTCCAGATGGGTTTGAATCATCGGCTCGTGGCCCATCATTTATCACTTATTAAATAATAGAACCTGAGGGTATAAAAAACAAGTTTCACTCTGATGGTCCGGATAGCTGTGGTTTCGTGCCCGGGTGTGCAGTCATAGCCTGCAGCGGGACTGGTTTCGTCAGGTGACTGGATTAGTGCGAGCGTGGGGCTGGTTTTAAATGCCTCCAGCTGACGTTTGTGTGTCAGCCTGTTGTTCTTCGGAGCGTTGGGCGGACAGTCACAACCCGGTGTTTGCTTTACCgctgtctgtcttgtgtttgtgtgttggttcGAACTGGGCAGTGCAGAAAATGAGCAGTGTGAGCGAGGGAATCGGGCGTCATTTGAGAATCTTTACTTTGCCGGAGCCGGGCCGTACCTGCCATTCTGGgtttacatttattataaaaGACTCAGTTCAACCACTGCAAAATATGGTAATTAAATCACATCACTGTTTCTGAGATTACCTCAGCAGGGATTGCATTTCAACGGGTGCAAAGCAGCTTTCCCACAAAGACATTTCAAAGGCAACAAAGGATCCTGTAAACCCTGTAAACCAACCACGGGGACCCCGGCATACCACAATGAGATGACTCCACTGTTTCTGGGGCTGGGGGGTTGAACTGATCCCAGATGGGTTGCTTCATTTACAAAAGTTTTCTTTGTGACCCAATCAGTCACTAGAGATCCACAATAAACCCTTTCTCACGTGAATGGACCCTCCAAAGACACAGGCCCACTTTGAAACATGAAACCCAACATGCACTAACTCACTCACTTCATTTGTAGACGGGTTAAATTACTCAGGACTTGACCCAAAGTCCATCTTTACTTATTTATAGTATATATCAGTAAGTCGGAGCTGCAACCTGTGCCTCCCACAGAGCGTAACGCGGAGGAGCCTTTACTCCCGCCTGGCCACACAGTTGCACAGGAAATGCACCGACCGATTAAAAACAATAGACGCTGAGCTGGCAGCCACAGGACCGAGCGGAACAATGCACGAGGCCTCTGTTAAAAAAAGGTAGCGCACAGTAGGCAGCGCACAGCAGGGGTCCATCAGGCACAGATGTTCCGTCACAGACCTCCGTGGAACAGTTCGGCCTCTTTAAAGGCTCCATGCTAACACTAGCGCTTTCTATTTACCGTCAGATAGTGGAATAGCActggtttttatttattaagagTGATGGAAAGAGACAGAGATTCCTCTCTGATTGCAGTCAGAGGCTCTGCTCTTATAATCACAGCCCTTGGGGTACGAAAGGCTGAAAAGGAGGAGGCGACGAAAAGACAGTCTAATAACAGCAGAATTAGTCGACGCTGACTAAACACCTGTTCTCCGACATGAGTCAGGGTGAACTCATTACCAGAGCAGCCTTACATGTCATCACTGCTTCACATTTATTCTGTGAAGTATTATGTTTTGAAAGGAAAACGCTCTATTATAGCAGATTACAGATTAAAGCCTCCTTTCATTATAAACCTCTACAGGGCAGCgggacgacggcggcggcggtgagAGCAGGCGGCGCCGGCCCAGCGTGGAGGACTCCCACGGTCCTAAAGCTGCCAACGGAACCGCCACCACCAGGCTGTCCTTGGGGTCCGGCTCAGGCTTCCCCAAGCTGATGTCACACGTCAATCAAGAGCTGCTGGCGTCGGGCGCTGTGATCCTGCCAGGTGAGCGATGATGGAGACAAAGGCTGTGGGCTTTTTCCCCCTCTTACGCCCCCCCACCGTCATAAAGTGACAGGCGTCTGCGTGGCCTTACAGGAAGCAGGGATCGCGGCGGGCGGGCCGTGCTGCAGGTGTGCACGCGGGCTCAGGTGTGGGCGGGCGAGAGCTGCACGGCCCGTGACCTCACCTGTCTGCTGGGCTACTACTACTCCACGCTGCGGTGGGTGGCGGCGTCCCGGCGTTTGATTGAGCCCAGTGTTGGTTTGGTGCCTCGCTGACTTGGTGCTGCTCTGGTTGCAGAAGCGAACGGCGAGATCAGGGCCTGACTGTGGTGGTagacagcaggaggcagcagcccGCTCCAGCCCTGTTGTCGTCTCTGTCTGAAATGCAGGTGAGCCGCAGTGGAAAGCATGTAATTACCCTCCAACGCGCCCCACGGCCGTTTTCAGATGCTGCAGAACCCCCTGTGCTCCTCGGAGCTCCAACCCTCCTGAGGTCATTTCACTGCAGCATTCCTGACACACGTCCTATTGTTTGGCCGCCCCTGGTGTCTGAGCGGCTTGTTTATGACCAGAGGCGCGCCTCAGGTTTACAGTCGCTCCGCTCGGCAGACATTTTTGCGTAAAAGCCCGGCCTCCTGGCTCAGGAGCCTGGCCTGTGCTCACTTGTCTGTTTTTAACCGCTCGCTGGGAGGAGGCAGACGTGTCATCATGTCATGATGATGTAAGGCTGGCGATTCTCCGAACCACAACACATACGTTACCTGTCGCTGTTCACGTCACAACTACATGGATggatttttcttcattttgagTCAATGTGAATGTTTTTCAGGCTTTAGTCCCAAATGCACTTTATTCGGTTTTCTTCCTGGTGGACAAAGAAACAGTGGCCAAACCTGAGAGAGACATGAATGTGCAGGTAAATAAAGATCTACTTTAATTAAATACAACAGCTCATGCTACTTACTCCAGCAGGTTTGGCCTTTGGGTGCTAAATACACCAATCACGCCTCTTGCTTTTGTGTCTCCTGCCTCAGACGGACACGCTGTCGTCTCTGAAGGCCCTGCTGAAGCACATCGACCAAACCCAGCTCACGCGAGACCTGGAGGGCACCTTCCACTATGACCACGGCCACTGGATCCACTTTAGACAGGTGGGTGTGAGGAGTCAAAGGTGGGGACGCCTGTCGAAACAGATACTTTAATTGCTGTTTTGCAATAGTTGTGTACATATAGTTGTGTTGAAAttcagcttcttctttttttgtcttcactcaGAAAATCGAGCCCTTCGCCAGCAGCTGTAGTGCAGCCATTGCCTCGCTTCAGGAGTCCATCAGAACCCTGAGCAACATCGGCGACCTGAAGACCTCCAAGGTCAGACCCCTTTGGCAGTCTGTTTTAGCTCAagtaaacagctgaggatttCATTTCCGGCCTAATAGAAAGCAGATATGTTACACGTATGCAAGTATGTAAGTTTTGCGCATGGTTTGACCCAGGAGGTGTCCGAGGTCATGGAACAGCAGAGGCATCTCATGAAGTGTGTGCTCGACGACGCCCGGCTGAACCGGCTGCGTCTGGAGGGAGGAACTGTGCTCGCCCGCATCAGGAAGGACGAAGCCTGTGATAATGAGAACTACAGGTACTGCAGCAGGACCGGGTGGACCCTCAACCTCATAACCATCAAAAACACAACGCTCGTGTTTTCCCTGTTCATTCAGGGACGCAGTGGACATGTTGAACGAGCTGTACAACCAGGTAGACGAAGAGGTTCACGCGCTCGTGATCCTGTCCAACAGGTgtcagaagcagctggagacgctgcTGGAGGTGCGCAGGTTCGAGGAGCAAACACAACAGGTAACCTCAAACTCAACTTCTTGTTTCTTTTGTGCGCGCTGGGGTTTCTCTCCTCACAGTTTCCTCTTTTCAGATCAAACTGTGGTTCAGTGTCGAGGGGGAGAAGCAACTTGCCCCGCTGGATGAACTGACTCTGTCTGTGGCCAAAATAAAGGAGATGAAAGACAGCTTGCACCAGTTTCTGGAGGAGTCGGTGGTAAATGCAATACTTCTAATAATGCCTTTTTATTGCCTCGTTAAGTCTGTTCATCAGGTGACAAATGAATCTcgaacctccagcagcagcagcggcacggCTTGCAGCTTGTGAAGGATTCCCAGTCCCTTCCAGATTCAGTTCTGCTTGGCTTCAAACAGGACCTGAGCTCGGTCCTGAGCCGAGTGGAGCGACGGAGGGCTGAGTTAGACGTCCTCACCAACCTGTACGAGTTCTATGACTCAGTAAGTGTTAATAATATTATTCTTCAGGCGTTAGCTCAGCTTTTATTCCAGGTTGAAACCAATCTTCCCGACCTGCAGGCGAACATCTGGATGGACCACTGTCAGGATTACTTCCTTCGCCTGAACTTGGACTCCACGGGCGTCGCTCTTATGCCCCCCGTGGTGCAGAACCTGCGGGACTACTACACGGAGGCATCCAAGTTCTCCACGGACAACTTCAGCGCCCTCAACGACATGGTGCTGTCGCTGCAGAGCGCTCGGCAGCTGCAGCGGTGGAACGCGGTGTGGCACAAGTGCCGGCAGaccaagcagcagctggaggaggccttGGCCCGCGCCACGGAGCAGAACCCCCCGTCGGCGGCGGAGCCCGCAAGccaggaggcggcgccggagcggcgcggcgctgACGGCCGCCCGCCTCCGCCTGCGGGGGGCGCACCAGCTCCCATGGAGGACACGAAGCCTCATCCGGCTGAGCCTTTCGCCAAAAGCCCCTCCAGCacgaccccctcctcctcctcgcagtTCGCCTTCCCGCCCGACTGCGACGGCGCGCCGGGCGAGAGTCCGCCCGCGTTCGAGGACACGGACAGCGACTGCACCGTGGACTCCGCCGCCTCCTGCCGCTCGGAGCCCGCCTACTCGGGAGCGGCCCGCCTCCGCAAGCAGCCCATGAAGAAGATCATGAAGAAGACGATGAGCTACGAGCTGGCGCCGCGGGAGGGCGGCCACTCGGAGGTGCACACGCACGGCTACACGGGCGTGCACATCAGGGGCCTGGAGGTGGCCAACAACGTAGCGGcggagaagaagctgcagaggcCGGACGTGAAGAGCCCCGCGCTGGGCCGCAGCCGCAGCATGTCCACGCCCTCCAGGATCCACAGCAGGCGCGGCGAAGGAGACGGCAAGAAGCCCAGCAGGTGAGCGGGAGGCGCTTCggtcacaggtcaaaggtcaaggtctgCTGGAGGTTCCTTCTGTTCACTGTTGCCTTTAATGCAACGCAAAAGCGAGACCCTTGTGGCGGTTCGACACTTTGCACTCGTAAATCCCCGAAGCTGACCTGGGCCGATGTGTTCCGTTGGTTTGCAGTAAAGTGCAGCACATCATGGACGAGATGATCGCCACGGAGAGGGAGTACGTGCGCTCCCTCAGCTACATCATCGAGCACTACTTCCCCGAAATGGAGCGCCTCGACCTGCCCCAGGACCTGCGGGGCAAGCGCAGCGTCATCTTCGGCAACGTGGAGAAGCTGTGGGACTTCCACAGCCAGTACTTCCTGACGGAGCTGGAGGCGTGCGCCCACTCGCCGCtctccatcagcagctgctttctgaGACACGTGAGTCCGACCAGTCAGTGTGTGGCGTCGCTGCTCTCAGGTTTGACTCATTCTGGCCTATTTACACGGCTGTCACCGTCCCAGTGGGCGCAGCTATAATCCGTGCAATTGCAGCCGAAGCGGCATCGTCCGCGGGGTTCGTCGGCGCGCTGGATCGCTGGTATGCTCTTTACTGGTCAGTGTTGTAACTTGTTAATCCTGTGTGCAGGAGGATCAGTTTGGAATGTATGCTCTGTACAGCAAGAATAAGCCCCAGTCCGACGCTCTGCTCAGCAGCCATGGGAACGAATTCTTTAAGGTGCGTCTGGAGAGTCTGCTTCCAGCCACAAATAAATCAGTGTGATCGGGTGGTCAGATAATCTGTGTTTTATGGTCTTTATTCACCACTATCATCTTAGTAACAGCCCAGGTGATTTTCTCACGGCCTTTGTAGGACTTTGTGTGTATTGGATTGTAGAAACACACTGACGtcgcctcgtcctcctccagaaTAAGCAGGTGGAGCTCGGGGACAAAATGGACCTGGCGTCCTACTTGCTGAAGCCCATTCAGAGGATGAGCAAGTACGCCCTGCTGCTCAAAGACCTGATCAAGGAGTGCGGTCAGtcccaggagcaggagctgagcgACCTGCGCACCGCCGAGGAGATGGTCAAGTTTCAGCTTCGCCACGGCAACGATCTGCTGGCTATGGACGCCATCCGAGGGTGTGACGTATGTATCAGGACAATTCTGTGTTTAATTCATATCCCCGTTACCGATTCCAGCTATTTCTGAACTGGAGCTCAGGCCTCCAGGAACTGTATTGTTCTCTGTGATGCATGTGAACGGAGGCGTTTCCTCTCCAGGTGAACCTGAAGGAGCAGGGTCAGCTACGCTGCCAGGATGAGTTCATAGTCTGGTGTGGACGCAGGAAATACCTGCGTCACGTCTTCCTGTTCGAAGATCTCATCCTCTTCAGCAAAACCAAGAAGATAGAGGGAGGATACGACTTCTACATCTATAAACAGTCCTTCAAAGTGAGCTCCTTTTATCCGGTCTCTCTCGCGTTTTTTTGCGTATCGGCGGCGCGTTGACCGCTTTCCCAAACCGCCTTGCGTTCAGACGGCCGAGATCGGAATGACGGAGAACGTCGGCGACAGCGGCTTGCGCTTCGAGATCTGGTTCCGCCGGAGGAAGTCGCAGGACACGTTCATACTCCAGGCCGGCTCCGCCGAGGTCAAGGCTGTCTGGACGGCCATTATAGGCAAGATCCTGTGGAGGCAGGCGCTCCGGAACCGGGGTGCGTTCCGCGAACGGCGCCCGTGCATTTTAGAAGCTGTGCGGCAACGCACGCTTGTCACTGAGCTCCTGTATTTTTGGGGGTTCCAGAGTTGCGTATGCAGGAGATGGTGTCTATGGGGATCGGCAGCAAACCTTTCATGGACATCAAGCCCAGCGAAGCTGCGATCAGCGACCGAGCCATCGACTACATCATGAAAGGGTCAGGTGAGCTGTTCTCGTCCGCTCCTCTACTTTAACCTTGTCTATACGTCTACGGTCTCACCGTTTTTCTCCCCGACAGAGTGCCGGACGAGGGCTTCCATCGCGGTGCCGTCCTTTGAGCACTCGTTCAAGAGGCCTCACTCCACCATCTCCAACAGCAGcacgtcctcctccagcagccagtcgtcctcctcgctgctggGGTCGCTCAACCTCCACTTCTactcccccccaccccacccgcACGCTCACCCCTACGCCGTGGCCAGCGCGCCCTGCTTCGGCCAGTGGCCGTACGACTGCATcgaggaggacgagctggagcagGACGGCGGCAGTCAGCCGTCCATGAGTGAGTGGCTGCATTTGGCGTGGGTGCAAATCTGCGTGCTCTCATAGTTATTTCAACACAGCAGGAAGGGACTTCGGAGGAAATTAGACTGTACGTCTGATACTtggctgtgtgttttttttgctgcCACCAGTAGGAGCTGCCAAAGTCCCACCGTAACCAGTGCCAACATTTCTCTTAGGAAGTGAATGCAGTCCTGCGTGTGATCCAGTGTCACAGTATTAACGTGTCCGTCCCTGTCTGGCAGTCACCGAGAGCTCCGAGACGTCGTCTCAGTGCACCTCCAGCGACAGCGTGTCGGGCCTCAGCGTGGTCACGGCGCCGGGCCGCTCCAGCGTGGTCATGGACGCCTACAACAACGGCGGCgagtcctcctccttcctccgctcctccacGCCGCCCTCCTCCGTAGAGTCCCCCTCCATGTTCCAGGAAGACGAAGACCTCCAGCCCCAAGGCACCAAGTTCATCACAGCAGTGAGTGTCTGGTTTCCGCCCTCATTGTCTTCTGGGGCTGAAACGGCCTGATGGCGACGTCACACAGTGAGAATGACTCGATGAAGTATAATCTGTCCATGAATTTAGTTTGTGTAAGGATATAATGTTTCAATATGTGAAACACAGAACCAGTTTCCCGTGACACAGTACATATTATTCCTGTGAGTCCAGTAGCTTTcctcttatactgtatgtgcggCGAGAAGTGAAATTCCGCTTACTGTGAAACAGTTTGTGGCTTTTTAGAGTAAGTTCCAATTTGCTATCTCTATATTTTCTTCAAACTACATGAGCACAGGCTAATTAATAGAACGGCTGATGTCCTCCTAAAAGTCAGCGCCACCTCAGAAAAAGGGAACTGGACTTATCACACAATCTATATCTAGATCACACTGAAACAACACCTACTATATATCAAAGCTGCCACCTAAAAGCTGCCATATGACTAAAATAAagtcatatacagtactgtatgtgcatgcgcTCATCTAGTACATGC from Betta splendens chromosome 16, fBetSpl5.4, whole genome shotgun sequence carries:
- the zgc:158766 gene encoding pleckstrin homology domain-containing family G member 4B isoform X4, whose product is MAADKKTGSHPAEELGCPRGREALCPPGRPAGPNTATLPSRQSGGLEGACRLAAGRGGWSCPVVRQLSAPAPAAGDLRAAQRPEDAESLDSCIQSTLSALYRPFTATAATVLWQLFSVVERQYRGDGLRCFLDFLLPAKRILHILQQETCVRFRGLLLYHEGWPLCIHEKVVLQLAPLHKVRLKQGDFYLQIVPLGRKTAKLVIKCLSASGQAIAEIPIAEGMYAGVFTAEFLQNVTRERNLHPLQNCLLTTGTAVYRTPWKNVVNPAFVSSTSDAIMQARCSRGGFRGHLSTCSTSGSTGTLDSHRSSRESLHSQGADSIFSEPTSPNAGRAGDAATPVSEVERPVAERERQGSEDASGKDRGLGPKVLFLNTDLSNPGPRRRVPKDSAAFESRRLFRKSYMEALQNPMSLGSSSESILEESPEHSSGLRERTVTPGSSPDTRTSSGEYLPRKPGSRGWLGSEDSRPSTPLLYLQRGLRSAERRSKSLERTNKAGQVKGHRERSSSGGSVSISPKKLMNGCALRFGKLEVEAAFPGSERRNSKDESGQRDDGGGGESRRRRPSVEDSHGPKAANGTATTRLSLGSGSGFPKLMSHVNQELLASGAVILPGSRDRGGRAVLQVCTRAQVWAGESCTARDLTCLLGYYYSTLRSERRDQGLTVVVDSRRQQPAPALLSSLSEMQALVPNALYSVFFLVDKETVAKPERDMNVQTDTLSSLKALLKHIDQTQLTRDLEGTFHYDHGHWIHFRQKIEPFASSCSAAIASLQESIRTLSNIGDLKTSKEVSEVMEQQRHLMKCVLDDARLNRLRLEGGTVLARIRKDEACDNENYRDAVDMLNELYNQVDEEVHALVILSNRCQKQLETLLEVRRFEEQTQQIKLWFSVEGEKQLAPLDELTLSVAKIKEMKDSLHQFLEESVQQQRHGLQLVKDSQSLPDSVLLGFKQDLSSVLSRVERRRAELDVLTNLYEFYDSANIWMDHCQDYFLRLNLDSTGVALMPPVVQNLRDYYTEASKFSTDNFSALNDMVLSLQSARQLQRWNAVWHKCRQTKQQLEEALARATEQNPPSAAEPASQEAAPERRGADGRPPPPAGGAPAPMEDTKPHPAEPFAKSPSSTTPSSSSQFAFPPDCDGAPGESPPAFEDTDSDCTVDSAASCRSEPAYSGAARLRKQPMKKIMKKTMSYELAPREGGHSEVHTHGYTGVHIRGLEVANNVAAEKKLQRPDVKSPALGRSRSMSTPSRIHSRRGEGDGKKPSSKVQHIMDEMIATEREYVRSLSYIIEHYFPEMERLDLPQDLRGKRSVIFGNVEKLWDFHSQYFLTELEACAHSPLSISSCFLRHEDQFGMYALYSKNKPQSDALLSSHGNEFFKNKQVELGDKMDLASYLLKPIQRMSKYALLLKDLIKECGQSQEQELSDLRTAEEMVKFQLRHGNDLLAMDAIRGCDVNLKEQGQLRCQDEFIVWCGRRKYLRHVFLFEDLILFSKTKKIEGGYDFYIYKQSFKTAEIGMTENVGDSGLRFEIWFRRRKSQDTFILQAGSAEVKAVWTAIIGKILWRQALRNRELRMQEMVSMGIGSKPFMDIKPSEAAISDRAIDYIMKGSECRTRASIAVPSFEHSFKRPHSTISNSSTSSSSSQSSSSLLGSLNLHFYSPPPHPHAHPYAVASAPCFGQWPYDCIEEDELEQDGGSQPSMITESSETSSQCTSSDSVSGLSVVTAPGRSSVVMDAYNNGGESSSFLRSSTPPSSVESPSMFQEDEDLQPQGTKFITAL
- the zgc:158766 gene encoding pleckstrin homology domain-containing family G member 4B isoform X3, translated to MAADKKTGSHPAEELGCPRGREALCPPGRPAGPNTATLPSRQSGGLEGACRLAAGRGGWSCPVVRQLSAPAPAAGDLRAAQRPEDAESLDSCIQSTLSALYRPFTATAATVLWQLFSVVERQYRGDGLRCFLDFLLPAKRILHILQQETCVRFRGLLLYHEGWPLCIHEKVVLQLAPLHKVRLKQGDFYLQIVPLGRKTAKLVIKCLSASGQAIAEIPIAEGMYAGVFTAEFLQNVTRERNLHPLQNCLLTTGTAVYRTPWKNVVNPAFVSSTSDAIMQARCSRGGFRGHLSTCSTSGSTGTLDSHRSSRESLHSQGADSIFSEPTSPNAGRAGDAATPVSEVERPVAERERQGSEDASGKDRGLGPKVLFLNTDLSNPGPRRRVPKDSAAFESRRLFRKSYMEALQNPMSLGSSSESILEESPEHSSGLRERTVTPGSSPDTRTSSGEYLPRKPGSRGWLGSEDSRPSTPLLYLQRGLRSAERRSKSLERTNKAGQVKGHRERSSSGGSVSISPKKLMNGCALRFGKLEVEAAFPGSERRNSKDESGQRDDGGGGESRRRRPSVEDSHGPKAANGTATTRLSLGSGSGFPKLMSHVNQELLASGAVILPGSRDRGGRAVLQVCTRAQVWAGESCTARDLTCLLGYYYSTLRSERRDQGLTVVVDSRRQQPAPALLSSLSEMQALVPNALYSVFFLVDKETVAKPERDMNVQTDTLSSLKALLKHIDQTQLTRDLEGTFHYDHGHWIHFRQKIEPFASSCSAAIASLQESIRTLSNIGDLKTSKEVSEVMEQQRHLMKCVLDDARLNRLRLEGGTVLARIRKDEACDNENYRDAVDMLNELYNQVDEEVHALVILSNRCQKQLETLLEVRRFEEQTQQIKLWFSVEGEKQLAPLDELTLSVAKIKEMKDSLHQFLEESVQQQRHGLQLVKDSQSLPDSVLLGFKQDLSSVLSRVERRRAELDVLTNLYEFYDSANIWMDHCQDYFLRLNLDSTGVALMPPVVQNLRDYYTEASKFSTDNFSALNDMVLSLQSARQLQRWNAVWHKCRQTKQQLEEALARATEQNPPSAAEPASQEAAPERRGADGRPPPPAGGAPAPMEDTKPHPAEPFAKSPSSTTPSSSSQFAFPPDCDGAPGESPPAFEDTDSDCTVDSAASCRSEPAYSGAARLRKQPMKKIMKKTMSYELAPREGGHSEVHTHGYTGVHIRGLEVANNVAAEKKLQRPDVKSPALGRSRSMSTPSRIHSRRGEGDGKKPSSKVQHIMDEMIATEREYVRSLSYIIEHYFPEMERLDLPQDLRGKRSVIFGNVEKLWDFHSQYFLTELEACAHSPLSISSCFLRHEDQFGMYALYSKNKPQSDALLSSHGNEFFKNKQVELGDKMDLASYLLKPIQRMSKYALLLKDLIKECGQSQEQELSDLRTAEEMVKFQLRHGNDLLAMDAIRGCDVNLKEQGQLRCQDEFIVWCGRRKYLRHVFLFEDLILFSKTKKIEGGYDFYIYKQSFKTAEIGMTENVGDSGLRFEIWFRRRKSQDTFILQAGSAEVKAVWTAIIELRMQEMVSMGIGSKPFMDIKPSEAAISDRAIDYIMKGSECRTRASIAVPSFEHSFKRPHSTISNSSTSSSSSQSSSSLLGSLNLHFYSPPPHPHAHPYAVASAPCFGQWPYDCIEEDELEQDGGSQPSMITESSETSSQCTSSDSVSGLSVVTAPGRSSVVMDAYNNGGESSSFLRSSTPPSSVESPSMFQEDEDLQPQGTKFITANKSSHMAVGLSTVV